In Rhinoraja longicauda isolate Sanriku21f chromosome 39, sRhiLon1.1, whole genome shotgun sequence, one DNA window encodes the following:
- the tsr2 gene encoding pre-rRNA-processing protein TSR2 homolog isoform X2, with protein sequence MAHGRKIALENGFGGVHSQQKADWMVTAVEQYFLDNADLHRLEVEELLAELLDNEFDTMVEDGSVQEVAQEIWTTFALCQRGQEAEVRGRIQRLVQRKHSIRVEVVPGKSRAGDEDSEEEEEEEEEEDGGAEAMDCERQPSPGPSSHCPAAAREMSEEQETAPDGWTVVRRKRK encoded by the exons atggcccatggcagaaag ATCGCACTGGAGAACGggtttgggggagtccacagcCAGCAGAAGGCGGACTGGATGGTAACAGCGGTGGAGCAGTACTTTCTCGACAACG CTGACCTGCACAGATTGGAGGTGGAGGAGCTTCTGGCCGAGCTGCTGGACAACGAGTTTGACACGATGGTGGAGGACGGCAGCGTGCAGGAG GTGGCGCAGGAGATCTGGACGACCTTTGCCCTGTGCCAGAGGGGACAGGAGGCGGAGGTGAGAGGTCGCATCCAGCGGCTGGTCCAGAGGAAGCACAGCATCAGGGTGGAGGTGGTGCCGGGGAAGAGCAGGGCCGGGGACGAGGacagcgaggaggaggaggaggaggaggaggaggaagatggCGGAGCGGAG GCCATGGACTGTGAGAGGCAGCCTTCCCCCGGTCCCAGCTCCCACTGCCCAGCCGCGGCTCGGGAAATGAGCGAAGAGCAGGAGACGGCGCCGGACGGCTGGACGGTGGTGCGGCGGAAGAGGAAGTAG
- the tsr2 gene encoding pre-rRNA-processing protein TSR2 homolog isoform X1 — protein sequence MAAPRPPTGGGLFAESVAAALESWPALQIALENGFGGVHSQQKADWMVTAVEQYFLDNADLHRLEVEELLAELLDNEFDTMVEDGSVQEVAQEIWTTFALCQRGQEAEVRGRIQRLVQRKHSIRVEVVPGKSRAGDEDSEEEEEEEEEEDGGAEAMDCERQPSPGPSSHCPAAAREMSEEQETAPDGWTVVRRKRK from the exons ATGGCGGCGCCGAGGCCGCCAACAGGCGGCGGGTTGTTCGCCGAGAGCGTCGCGGCTGCCCTGGAGTCATGGCCGGCCTTGCAG ATCGCACTGGAGAACGggtttgggggagtccacagcCAGCAGAAGGCGGACTGGATGGTAACAGCGGTGGAGCAGTACTTTCTCGACAACG CTGACCTGCACAGATTGGAGGTGGAGGAGCTTCTGGCCGAGCTGCTGGACAACGAGTTTGACACGATGGTGGAGGACGGCAGCGTGCAGGAG GTGGCGCAGGAGATCTGGACGACCTTTGCCCTGTGCCAGAGGGGACAGGAGGCGGAGGTGAGAGGTCGCATCCAGCGGCTGGTCCAGAGGAAGCACAGCATCAGGGTGGAGGTGGTGCCGGGGAAGAGCAGGGCCGGGGACGAGGacagcgaggaggaggaggaggaggaggaggaggaagatggCGGAGCGGAG GCCATGGACTGTGAGAGGCAGCCTTCCCCCGGTCCCAGCTCCCACTGCCCAGCCGCGGCTCGGGAAATGAGCGAAGAGCAGGAGACGGCGCCGGACGGCTGGACGGTGGTGCGGCGGAAGAGGAAGTAG